The DNA window TTTCCCAAAATGGCAGTTGAGATTGGGATTGGATTCTAAAAAGAGCGAAAAACCTCGCTATCAGAGCGTGAGAAACCGAGGCAGAGCTATGTCGCACAGAGGGCTACTATTTGTCGTGCGGAATGTGGGTTGGATTTATGTTTGAAGTCTTATCGAATCATTTTTTAGCATGATTTCTCGGCTTGAGCTTATCGAATTGTTCTGAGTGGTGCGATGTGCGGTTTGTTCTGGGAGGGGCAGCACACTGAATGGGGTTGTGTTAGGCATGGGTCGTTTCCTCATGCTTGCGTACTGATTACCAGTGTACTTTGCCTAAATGAAAACATTAAGCCCTAATTAGTATTAGAAACCTTCGCGATCGCACTGCTGTAATCATGAGGAGTATCGATATCAATGATTCCTTGAGGGAACGAAACTCGTGCAACTTGTCGAATATACTTTTGAATGATTTTTCTCGCACCCATATCGCCACTGAGGGCAGTTAGTTGAGTAAAAAAAGAGCGATCGAATAAAGCAGGAACGCCTATAACTTGAGTATATTCTGAAGCAACAATAGGCGCAGAAGTTGTTCGATAAACGTCAATTAGTTGCTCAATTAAATGAGGAGATACAAAAGGTTGGTCGCACAACATTAATATCGCTGCTTCCGTTTGAGAATAGCTTCTACTTAGGGTTTCTATTCCCATCCGAATTGACGTACCCATTCCCTGATGCCAAAGTGGATTTTCAATCGTTTTTACCGATGCAGCTATCTCTGGTTTAATGCGATCGCAATAGGCTCCAAGAACAACAATAACGGGATGACAAACCGATGCAGTTGCTACCTCAACGGCGTGTTGAATCAAACTTCGTCCGTTATATTCGAGCAGTTGTTTTGCTTTTCCCATACGGGTTGAAGCCCCCGCAGCTAGGATGATAATTGCGATGGATGATTCCTTTTTTCTCACGGGCTGAGCAGTAGAAAGCGTCATAAAGTAGAAACATAATGCTCTTTTAATATATCGACTGGCGAAACTTTAACGGTCAGTTTTTGATGAAT is part of the Oscillatoria sp. FACHB-1406 genome and encodes:
- a CDS encoding nucleotidyltransferase family protein; translated protein: MTLSTAQPVRKKESSIAIIILAAGASTRMGKAKQLLEYNGRSLIQHAVEVATASVCHPVIVVLGAYCDRIKPEIAASVKTIENPLWHQGMGTSIRMGIETLSRSYSQTEAAILMLCDQPFVSPHLIEQLIDVYRTTSAPIVASEYTQVIGVPALFDRSFFTQLTALSGDMGARKIIQKYIRQVARVSFPQGIIDIDTPHDYSSAIAKVSNTN